The following proteins are co-located in the Aurantiacibacter atlanticus genome:
- a CDS encoding Crp/Fnr family transcriptional regulator: MDGTDIIERPNFCEACAIRNRAICADLDNQEIDLLNKIGRRRQLQVGEQLLWEGDEAVLVANVVEGVLKLSTATADGREQIVGLVYSSDFVGRPFSETTPYGVEALTDATVCVFRRKDFDRFALDHPRLANKLLERTLTELDRSRRWILLLGKLNAEERVASFLIEVGRRLEVDVDQPANLSGRSEFSLPLSRQQIADILGLTIETVSRQFTRFKKDGIIQMPTSRTIIVPDIKALINRAG, encoded by the coding sequence ATGGATGGCACAGACATCATTGAGCGGCCTAACTTTTGCGAGGCATGCGCAATCCGCAATCGCGCCATCTGCGCCGATCTGGACAATCAGGAAATTGATCTTCTCAACAAGATCGGTCGACGAAGGCAATTGCAGGTGGGCGAGCAATTGCTTTGGGAAGGTGATGAAGCAGTCCTTGTCGCAAATGTTGTGGAAGGCGTGCTGAAACTATCCACAGCTACCGCTGATGGGCGTGAGCAGATTGTCGGGCTTGTTTACTCATCAGATTTTGTCGGTCGACCTTTTTCGGAGACCACGCCTTACGGAGTTGAAGCTTTGACGGACGCCACGGTGTGTGTGTTCCGGCGGAAGGATTTTGATCGTTTCGCGCTGGACCATCCACGGTTGGCAAATAAGCTGCTCGAACGGACACTGACCGAGCTTGATCGATCTAGAAGATGGATCCTGCTGTTGGGCAAATTGAATGCAGAGGAACGGGTTGCCAGTTTCCTGATCGAAGTTGGCCGGCGGTTGGAAGTTGACGTGGATCAGCCAGCAAATCTGTCTGGGCGATCGGAATTCAGTCTGCCATTATCGCGCCAGCAGATTGCAGACATTCTGGGCCTTACCATCGAAACCGTCAGCCGCCAGTTCACGCGGTTCAAAAAGGACGGGATTATTCAGATGCCGACCAGCCGGACCATCATTGTCCCAGACATTAAAGCGCTGATCAACAGGGCAGGATAA
- a CDS encoding NnrS family protein: protein MVTNSDRLALRQDRIRQSPVMLRGGFRPFFLGAASWAVIVLLVWLGFLFRYVSPDLLANPIAWHRHEMVFGFAGAAMAGFALTAVPNWTGRLPIAGTPLAMLAAFWAAARILPFVGSWAANVGPFVDGAFYLALAAILGREIAQSRNRNIPVAAGIALFGFFAAIDGVAQAGLIGVTDLGWRGGYAVIIMMIGLIGGRIIPSFTHNWLAKHGLKGKLSAQTGRYDLILLALTGVALLAYLIAAESGAAGWLLMGAGLGHAIRLMGWQGWRAARDPLVAILHLGYFWLSLGVFLLGWSVLGGVPQVAALHALGAGAMATMILAVMSRATLGHTGRELRADGLTVASYILITIAAVARVLAGFSIGDPQFMLAVAGTGWIGAFGLFCIGYGPKLCAPRIDGRP, encoded by the coding sequence ATGGTTACGAATAGCGATCGGTTGGCCCTGCGTCAGGATCGGATCCGGCAATCGCCTGTGATGCTGCGGGGCGGATTCCGCCCCTTCTTCCTTGGAGCGGCGAGTTGGGCGGTTATCGTCCTGCTCGTCTGGCTGGGATTTCTGTTCCGCTATGTATCACCTGATCTGCTGGCCAATCCTATTGCCTGGCATCGGCATGAGATGGTGTTCGGTTTTGCGGGAGCCGCGATGGCAGGCTTTGCGCTGACAGCCGTGCCCAATTGGACTGGGCGCCTGCCAATTGCCGGTACGCCTCTCGCCATGCTGGCTGCATTCTGGGCCGCTGCGCGTATCCTTCCATTTGTCGGTTCTTGGGCCGCGAATGTCGGACCTTTTGTTGATGGGGCCTTTTATCTTGCGCTGGCCGCCATCTTGGGACGGGAGATTGCGCAAAGCCGGAATCGGAATATTCCTGTGGCAGCTGGCATAGCGTTATTTGGCTTTTTTGCTGCGATTGACGGCGTCGCGCAGGCAGGGTTGATCGGCGTGACTGATCTGGGTTGGCGTGGCGGGTATGCGGTGATCATCATGATGATCGGATTGATCGGTGGCAGAATTATTCCAAGCTTTACGCATAATTGGCTTGCGAAACATGGCTTGAAGGGAAAACTGTCGGCGCAAACGGGGCGCTACGACCTGATTTTGCTCGCCCTTACGGGGGTCGCCTTGTTGGCGTATCTGATTGCAGCTGAATCGGGTGCCGCAGGATGGCTGCTAATGGGCGCCGGTCTGGGCCATGCAATCCGATTGATGGGTTGGCAGGGGTGGCGCGCGGCGCGCGATCCGCTGGTTGCCATCCTCCATCTCGGGTATTTCTGGCTGTCGCTGGGGGTATTCTTATTGGGATGGAGCGTATTGGGCGGCGTCCCGCAAGTTGCAGCGCTGCATGCGTTGGGCGCGGGCGCGATGGCGACGATGATATTGGCAGTGATGTCCCGCGCAACCTTAGGCCATACCGGGCGAGAACTTCGTGCAGATGGGCTAACTGTAGCCAGCTATATTCTTATCACGATTGCGGCGGTCGCACGGGTGCTGGCCGGTTTTTCAATTGGAGACCCTCAGTTTATGTTAGCCGTTGCAGGAACTGGCTGGATCGGAGCATTCGGTCTGTTTTGTATCGGTTACGGTCCCAAACTTTGTGCCCCGCGTATCGACGGCAGGCCATAA
- a CDS encoding Hsp70 family protein, whose translation MTDCTPATRAVGIDFGTTNSVVATTHDDGMPTLVDFAAPGGHADVFRSALCFWEDHAIRGGLGHEAGPWAITEFLDFPQGSRFLQSFKSIAGNPLFESASLFGKRLRFEELGQIFLAHLLSHGGAVLADLPEKIVVGRPVRFVGVRPDPVLARARYDAMFAALGREINYVYEPMGAAYGFASRLSDPATLLVADFGGGTSDFSVVRVEVPGVAKRCVPLGSAGIGIAGDMFDFRIMDHLVLPLLGKGSTYRSFDKLLDIPGGFFADFGDWSRLALMRNRRTLSELARLQRNATQPAAIQRMIAVIEGELGHALYEAIGQVKRALSSETHAQFAFYGPGISIESEVQRDDFERWIESDLERIAKTLDAALTKASLTPDMIDHVFLTGGSSLIPAVRKLFERRFGESRIAQGNELTSIAHGLGLMAADPDLKDWVVREDELT comes from the coding sequence ATGACTGACTGCACACCCGCCACCCGTGCAGTCGGGATTGATTTCGGAACGACTAACTCAGTGGTCGCGACCACTCACGATGATGGAATGCCGACCTTGGTCGACTTCGCGGCGCCTGGAGGTCACGCAGATGTATTTCGTTCTGCGCTCTGTTTTTGGGAGGACCACGCCATCCGTGGCGGTTTGGGGCATGAGGCTGGCCCTTGGGCTATTACCGAATTTCTCGATTTTCCGCAGGGCAGTCGCTTCCTGCAATCGTTCAAGTCGATTGCCGGCAATCCCTTGTTCGAAAGCGCCAGCCTCTTCGGCAAGCGGTTGCGCTTTGAAGAGCTGGGGCAAATCTTTCTGGCTCATCTATTGTCACATGGAGGCGCGGTTCTAGCTGATTTACCTGAGAAGATCGTAGTCGGCCGTCCGGTGCGCTTTGTCGGCGTTCGTCCCGATCCAGTGCTGGCGCGCGCTCGATATGACGCGATGTTCGCCGCGCTGGGCCGCGAAATCAATTACGTCTACGAGCCAATGGGCGCAGCCTATGGCTTTGCCTCTCGTCTGAGCGATCCCGCGACATTGCTGGTGGCCGATTTCGGAGGCGGAACTAGCGATTTTTCGGTCGTGCGCGTTGAGGTTCCCGGCGTGGCGAAGCGTTGTGTCCCGCTTGGTTCAGCGGGCATTGGTATTGCGGGTGACATGTTTGACTTCCGGATCATGGATCATCTGGTGCTTCCTTTGCTGGGCAAGGGCAGCACTTACCGCTCTTTCGACAAGCTGCTTGATATTCCGGGCGGGTTTTTTGCCGACTTCGGCGATTGGTCGCGTCTGGCCCTGATGCGCAATCGACGAACCCTTAGTGAATTGGCGCGATTGCAGCGGAATGCCACTCAGCCCGCTGCAATCCAGCGCATGATTGCGGTAATCGAAGGCGAGCTGGGCCATGCGTTATATGAGGCAATTGGGCAGGTAAAGCGCGCCCTTTCCAGCGAAACACACGCCCAGTTTGCTTTTTACGGACCAGGCATCTCCATTGAGTCTGAAGTCCAGCGTGATGATTTCGAACGCTGGATCGAGTCGGACCTAGAGCGGATTGCCAAGACGCTCGACGCTGCGCTGACCAAGGCCAGCCTTACTCCTGACATGATCGACCACGTGTTCCTGACCGGTGGATCGTCGCTGATCCCGGCAGTGCGCAAGCTTTTCGAGCGGCGCTTTGGAGAAAGCCGGATTGCGCAAGGGAATGAGCTGACCTCCATCGCTCATGGTCTTGGACTGATGGCCGCGGATCCTGATCTGAAAGATTGGGTCGTTAGAGAGGATGAGTTGACATGA
- a CDS encoding glycosyltransferase family 2 protein, with protein MNRPLPILKPASPAASQLAVRDITVPRVAVIVPAYGVAHLLPEALSSVQAQTLCNWECVVVDDGAPDDVAGAVGPFLDDPRMTFLQTGNGGVSFARNRAIAETRAPYIALLDGDDLLRPTYLEQMVNALEADPQARLATCNARIFGAVPRDRTCFTRKQGRGDGTRGSLPEVLDQSFKIYIGSTFRRDDYESVGGFDTTMTHAEDFDFWVRLVLLGGHALYLDDILGDYRVRGNSASASSAKMLKGNIRVFEKALDLIDANTEPAEIAWAMIEENERQLRFEQAIGRVIDGDRAAIAEMQAARGHELGRAWNVAFAVWKFLPALAAPVLRYRRQKHARGAISAAGMRAISQAIG; from the coding sequence ATGAATCGCCCGCTGCCCATCCTGAAACCCGCGAGCCCTGCGGCCTCGCAGCTTGCTGTGCGGGATATCACGGTTCCACGCGTTGCAGTGATTGTGCCGGCCTATGGCGTGGCACACCTTCTTCCTGAAGCGCTCTCCTCCGTGCAGGCACAGACACTTTGCAATTGGGAATGCGTCGTGGTTGATGATGGCGCGCCCGATGATGTGGCGGGCGCTGTCGGCCCTTTCCTCGATGATCCGCGCATGACTTTTCTGCAGACAGGTAATGGCGGCGTATCGTTTGCCCGCAACCGCGCCATCGCAGAAACCCGCGCACCCTATATAGCGTTGCTTGATGGAGATGATCTGCTGCGCCCCACCTATCTTGAGCAGATGGTGAATGCGCTGGAAGCCGATCCCCAGGCCAGGCTGGCCACCTGCAACGCCCGCATCTTTGGCGCCGTTCCGCGTGATCGCACGTGCTTCACACGCAAACAAGGCAGGGGCGATGGCACGCGAGGCTCCCTGCCCGAGGTGCTGGACCAGAGTTTCAAGATCTATATCGGTTCTACCTTCCGACGTGATGATTACGAATCAGTCGGCGGCTTTGATACGACCATGACCCATGCCGAGGATTTCGATTTCTGGGTGCGGCTTGTCTTGCTGGGTGGTCACGCCCTCTATCTGGACGACATCCTTGGCGATTACCGGGTGCGCGGAAATTCCGCATCGGCATCTTCGGCCAAAATGCTCAAGGGCAATATCCGCGTATTCGAAAAGGCGCTTGATCTGATCGACGCGAATACCGAACCCGCCGAAATAGCGTGGGCGATGATAGAAGAGAATGAGCGCCAGCTGCGCTTTGAACAGGCGATTGGTCGCGTGATTGACGGCGACCGCGCTGCAATCGCGGAGATGCAGGCCGCACGTGGCCACGAATTGGGTCGTGCCTGGAATGTCGCCTTTGCTGTATGGAAATTCCTCCCGGCTCTTGCCGCGCCAGTTTTGCGCTATCGGCGCCAGAAACATGCCCGCGGTGCGATATCGGCTGCTGGCATGCGCGCCATCTCTCAGGCGATCGGGTAA